The Megalobrama amblycephala mitochondrion, complete genome genome has a window encoding:
- the ND2 gene encoding NADH dehydrogenase subunit 2 (TAA stop codon is completed by the addition of 3' A residues to the mRNA): MNPYVLAVLLSSLGLGTTLTFASSHWLLAWMGLEINTLAIIPLMAQHHHPRAVEATTKYFLTQATAAAMIMFASTTNAWITGEWDMNNMSNPIASTMIITALALKIGLAPMHFWMPEVLQGLDLLTGLILSTWQKLAPFALIIQTAQAVDPVLLTALGVMSTLIGGWGGLNQTQLRKILAYSSIAHMGWMIIILQYAPQLTLLALGTYIFMTSAAFLTLKTSSVTKINTLSMVWSKSPVLTTTTALVLLSLGGLPPLTGFMPKWLILQELAKQNLPITATIMALAALLSLYFYLRLCYAMTLTISPNTINSITPWRTQTTQSSLPLTLSTTIALGLLPMTPAILMLAT, translated from the coding sequence ATGAACCCCTACGTACTCGCAGTCCTACTCTCCAGCCTAGGACTAGGAACTACTTTAACCTTTGCCAGCTCCCACTGACTACTAGCCTGAATAGGACTGGAAATTAATACCCTGGCAATCATTCCTCTAATAGCACAACACCACCACCCCCGCGCAGTAGAAGCCACCACAAAATACTTCCTAACCCAAGCCACCGCAGCCGCAATAATTATATTTGCAAGTACAACAAACGCCTGAATCACAGGAGAATGAGACATAAACAACATATCAAACCCTATTGCTAGCACAATGATCATTACTGCCCTAGCACTTAAAATTGGACTAGCACCAATACACTTCTGAATACCAGAAGTCCTACAAGGACTAGATCTTCTAACGGGCCTAATTTTATCAACATGGCAAAAGCTTGCCCCCTTCGCCCTAATTATCCAAACGGCCCAAGCCGTGGACCCCGTACTATTAACTGCCCTAGGGGTCATATCCACCTTGATTGGAGGATGAGGGGGTCTAAACCAAACCCAGCTACGAAAAATCCTAGCCTACTCCTCGATCGCACACATAGGCTGAATAATCATCATTCTCCAATACGCCCCACAACTCACCCTCCTTGCCCTAGGAACATACATTTTTATGACATCCGCAGCATTTCTCACCCTAAAAACATCATCCGTCACAAAAATCAATACTCTTTCAATAGTCTGATCAAAAAGTCCAGTCCTAACAACAACCACGGCCCTAGTACTACTATCACTAGGAGGCTTACCCCCACTAACAGGATTTATGCCAAAATGACTAATCCTGCAAGAACTGGCAAAACAAAATCTTCCAATCACCGCTACAATTATAGCCCTAGCTGCCCTACTAAGTCTTTATTTCTACCTACGCCTCTGTTATGCAATAACACTAACAATCTCTCCTAATACAATCAATTCAATCACCCCCTGACGAACCCAAACAACCCAATCCTCCCTCCCACTCACCTTATCTACCACAATTGCCCTAGGACTTTTACCGATAACCCCAGCTATTCTAATACTAGCCACCT